The sequence ACACTCGTGTACATTATTATACTTTCCCCAACGTATCAAAAACCAGCAAGAAAGTAGATAACGATAGGAACAGAGGCGTATGCAGAGGAAGGAAGGCGTTCGGCAAAGGTAGCTTTCACCACCGTCACCGTCAGTGCCTGCCTTTTGGACGACgacgacaagaagaagaagaagaagaagaagaagaaacattaCGAAGCAGAACTTCTTCGTGTGGCAAAACTGCAAGCAATCGGATGAAGAAAAGACGGGAGTTGAACATCAAAGGAGCACACCATGAAACGAAAACAAGCATAGTAGGGAATGAGATGATGGTTTACTTTTTAGAGTCGCATGCTCTACTATACATTAAGTTTCACTGCACCTACACTTTTTCTCTTTCTCTCGCTCTGATTCTTGACTGCCTCTCATAAACCCATTCGTTTATTCACAACCCCGAATCATATATATGTATCATCACCCTTCGAACGACCATGGAGACGCTCTCTCCGTGCCTTGTTTTCGAGTCTTCATCACCTTGAGAAAGATGGGAAGAATAAGAAACGGAAAAGAGattttgatggagaagacgacgaGACTGCAAACACATGAATTCAGTAAACAAGGGGCAAAAGGAAATGAAATCCTAAATTTGGGGATTGgagggtgggtgggtgggtgacGAGGAAGATTTGAAAAAGAATTAGTAGAAAGGAGGCGGAGGGGACGCGTAGGTGACTCCGACGACGGGCGGTAGGGGTTCATACAGGGGAGGTGAGGGACCAGGTGATGACGGCTCGATGCATGGGGGAGGTGGTGGCTCGATGCATGGGGGAGGTGGCGGCTCGACGCACGGAGGTGGTGGCGGCTCTATGCATGGAGGTGGAGGCGGAGGTGagtgtggcggtggcggtggagagTGCAGTGGAGGAGGAGGGGGTGGTGATGAGGTAGGCGGCGGAGGTGGCGGTGAGTTAGGCGGTGGAGGAGGTGAATAGATCGGAGGTGGTGGTGAACTAGGCGGCGGAGGTGGTGGTGAGTTAGGCGGCGGAGGTGGTGGTGAGTTAGGCGGCGGAGGTGGTGGCGAGTTTGGTGGCGGAGGGGGTGGTGAGTTAGGTGGCGGAGGGGGTGGTGAATTTGGCGGcggagggggtggtgaattaggcgGCGGAGGTGGTGGTGAATTAGGCGGTGGAGGGGGTGGTGACTTAGGCGGCGGAGGTGGTGGTGAATTAGGCGGTGGAGGAGGTGAATAGATCGGAGGTGGGGGTGAGTTGGGCGGTGGAGGAGGTGAATAGATCGGAGGTGGCGGTGAGTTGGGCGGCGGCGGAGGTGAATAGATCGGAGGCGGTGGAGAATGCACCGGTGGTGGAGGAGAGTTGTGGGGAGGTGGCGGTGGTGATCGTTTGCAGTAAACAGGCGGTGAAGGAGATCGCGGGCAGTAGACTGGTGGCGATGGAGATCGTGGGCAGTAGACAGGTGGTGACGGGGATCGGACACAGtacggtggcggtggtggtgaagGCGACGGCAGCGGTGGAGATGGTGGAGGAGGCGACGGTGGTGGAGGAGATGGCGGAGGAGGTGAGGGTGGTGGAGGAGATGGCGGGGGAGGCGacggtggcggcggcgacggGGATGGCGGAGGAGGTGATGGTGGCGGCGGAGAAGGCGGAGGAGGGGACGGCGGCGGCAGAGCCGGCACGAAGGGCTTGCAGCCAAAAGCAGAGCAGTCGACGTGGTGGTGGGAGAGGAACGACCCACATTGGCGCTGGGTTCGCTGCTTCGGCCTGCCGGGTAGACAGTTCCGGCCGTCGTCGAACGACTCCACCGCAAAGCACTGAGGCGGCTCCTCGGCGAAGAAGTTGTAGGAGTAAGTGAAGTTCTTCAGCCGCGGCAGGCGACAGATCGAGGCGGGGATTCCACCGGAGAGGAGATTGTGCGCGACGTCGAGCTGCTCGAGGTTGAGCATCCGGCCGAGCGAGTCCGGTAGCGGCCCCACGAGCTTGTTGAAGCTGACGTCGAGCACGGTGAGGCCGGTGAGGAGGCCGATCTCGGGAGGGAAGCACGAGCTGAGGCCGCTGTTCATGAGGATGATCTCGTTGAGCGTGCTCGACATGTTGCCGAGGCTGGCCGGAAGGCAGCCGCGGAAGTGGTTGTGGGCGAGGACGATGACGGAGACGGGGGAGTTGCCAATGTTGTCGGGGATGTCGAAGGCGAAGCGGTTGTGGTTGATGAAGATGGCATCGAGGTCTTTGTCGAACAGCTGCGGGGGCACTGCGCCCTCGAACTCGTTGAAGCGGAGGTCGAGGTACTTGAGGGAGGGGAGGCGGAGGACGACGTCGGGAAAAGGGCCGGCGAGGCGGTTGTTGCTGACGTCGAGCTCGTGGAGGAGGGCGAGGCGGCGGAGGGAGCGGGGGAGGGTGCCGCAGAAACGGTTGGAGTTGATGTGAAGAAGGGCGAGGTCGGCGAGGAGGCCGAGCTGGTCGGGGAGGTAGCCGGCGAGGTCGCCGTGGTTGAGGTCGACGCCGGCGACGACGGTGAGGTTGGGGTCGGAGGGGAGGGAGGAGCAGAAGACGCCGGTGTAGGCGCAGACGCTGGGGCCGACCCAGTCAGCGGTGAGGTTCAAGGGATCGGAGAGGATGGCGAGCTTCCAGGACTGGAGTGCAATGTAGGCGTCGCGGAGGCGAGGGTTGGGGAAGGCGGAGGAGTTGGCCGGTATATCTTCCCCCCGATCTTGGAGGTGCCGCCGTAGTCGCCGCATGTGGCCATCACGGCCGGCGCACGAGGAGGCGACAGGGAGGAGGAGCAAGAACAAGGGGAGAAGGAGGAGACGGGGATCTGGCTTGAAATGCCGAGTACTCACCATCTCATCCTTGTCCTGTCGCTTGCGGtggaagaaaggaggaggaggcggagaaaGGGTTGCAGCAGCTGCCGGTTTTTatcggaagaggaagaggaggaagggggaGGAGAAATCAATAAACAAGTGGTGGAAGAGGGGAAACGGAAAGTGGGAAAAGGGAGAGGAGTGCATGACACAAGTGGACAGCTCAAAGCCTCACCGCAACAACAGATGGACGGTTTGGATGACCGGTTTGCTCGCGTCCTGTGTTGTTTTTAGTTATTGATTGCGAGCGGGGGTTAATTAATAATAGTATTAATTCGTTTCGGCTGCTGCTCGTACCGCCGGTTGGGTTTAATTATGGCATATGTGGATTTCTTTACGCCCATCGAGCCAAAAAAGAGAGGGTTGCACGTTACGGAGGATTTGtgtgttatttattattattattattattattattattatttcatataCTCGACGCGGTTCGTTAGTAAGGTAGTGGCGAGGAGGTTGCTGCAGCTCCGACGTATCCGATATGGATGTGGTCTCCGCGTTCACCGTTTTCTAATGTATAGGTGTTTTCGGTTACTCTGCCTCTGCCTCTGCCTCAGCATCCAACGGCTAATACGTTATTAGCAGTCGAGGCTGGTTTGACAGCGCGACATCCGAAGAAAGCGGGCCCCGCGTGGCACCTCCGGCTCCGTCGTCGTGATCTCCAATCTCACACcactatatatgtatgtatgtatgttgggAGGTCATGCCACTCCATTCTCACCGCGTGGCCTTCATACTTAGTTCGTGGCATCAACTATGCCCTATTTTTCCCTTCAGTCGTGTAAACCATTTGAAAGCACAAACTGGAAGCATGGATACCTCTATTTTGCCGCGCGCTTAGCCAAGTGTTCTGAAACATTGGACCGTTGTTGTCCTATGCCGACACAACCTTGGGAGCAGGTGGTATTTGTTGCCTGGGCCCCGCCGTAGTCCCTACACCGATTCGAATCAACTCGTCTCTTGGGGTGTGTTTGGGAGTTTATGCTCGTCTTTTGTTGAGACGATACgtgattgagtttttttttttgttttttggcctTTTCCAGTAAGTGAGGAGATGGCAGGACGAGGAACCAACCAATAGGCGGAGGAGGCAGGACGCACAGGGGCACGTGTGGCGCGGTACAAAGGGCAGACACATGGCAGGAGGGGGGCGGCGGGGGCCTTCAAGTTTGCTGCCGTCGGCACGAGACGTCCGCGTGAGCTTTTGATGGTGTCGGTGGCCAGCGGcgacccgacccgacccgacTTTGAACCCATAGCAAGCCCGAAACCAACGAGGTGGGATGAAGCGAGAACCGAACAGGAACGATACTACGTCACACCATTTGTTTGGCCTCACGAAGACATGCATGCCCTCTGCATTGTCCAATCTGCAGAGTGCAAAGAGAAACAAACGATTCATTTAACCAAATTGTCACGAACGTTCGTCGCGtatccgcaacaactccgttgaacgaaccgttcgtcgctctgcttgtacagttgcttggcagcatgttttctcttagttttaaatcattttacttgtaaatatgtaagttcgaacaaactGCAGTGCTACAaaacgaccgctcaccgaaccgagcaaaacagtccCAAAAcaacttcgttttcgcgtgcgcgGAAGGCttgcggagaactgcctccgctcaccaaaatgtcagccatctcagacccctagaaccccccgggtggcacagggctggatggggcttcgattatataccgggcgttgaactctctttcgcaagttcgcacgtgacctttacgggaacttgtcttcgcgcccgggaccaggtgagcgactGTTTtgcggacttgcaactgttcgttcatccttctaaagccttgttttctccttctccctcttttctcttgtgcacgtaaggtgtttgtcgaattgcttgtaaagcttctcccttttcgcgagacttcgggacttgtccattgctcgttcttttgaactaaccaactttctcttttacaggtccttcgggacctgcgagaggttacaaagtgagctgatccttgcggagcaatatcgcaagggcgaagcgcgacttaggcaacacaagctaagttcgcgtctttgccacaatggtgactcgcgacttaggcaacgcaagctaagttcgcgtctttggccgcaagggtgcctcacgccttaggcaattccagctaaaacCGTGACAAAATGGTCACGCAATACCTGATCGTTTCGTCTTCTCCTTTCCCAAGTGCTTTCCATCCAAACAGGCTATATAGGTGATTACACAGCTAAAGGATGCCACATGTATGCAAAGTGATATACATCTACTATCAACTGTAATGTGAAATCCAAGTCACCAAATTCAAATCAAGCTTTCTTCTTATCACAAGcctttttttcttatcctttcaaatatcaaaatatatcttAAACCTAATATAAATGATTTGAACTACTCCAACTTGAGAATTTCAAATTACTAACTTAGAGCATCAAAAGAAAAACTTCTTTTCGACCTTAATTTTCGTACAAGTGATACATTATGTAACACCTTCAATTAGTTCCACGTCAAAAATTGTCAaagactaagattgatttatacgaGTATGATAAGTGTATACTACGTTAACTCTAACTTAAACATTTTGATCAATGGTATGAATCAAACGGAGTTATAGGCCAATTAGCCCATCAGACTCGGGTTGTAATATTTagtatcaaagccgacctagtATTTGGACACAGTGAGAAAGCTTAAGTAGGAAAGAACCTTGACGAGAACATCAAGCtaactaattgagttggggagatTGTAACACCCCTAATTAGCTCCACATCAAAAGTTGacaaagattaagattgacttttaaggatttgatgagtgtattatattatttttagcttagcttaagtattttgatgaATGATTTGGATCAAACGAAATTATAGGTCATTTGCAATCGGTATCCCTTTTAGCAAATTTTACCCTGCCCAAGTTCTGCACCTCCTCCCTCTGTCTACTTAGTAAACACCAATACTAGGTTTAGATATGGAGTAATTAAAGAAAACTTTTAGTACTGGATATATAAGAAGCCTATATTGAATGAAAGCAAAGTATCACAGCTATCAGTTTTAGTACTGGAGTAATCAAAGAAAAATTTTAGAATGTTGTCAGATCAGAAGCCATCTTAACAATGACTGAGtgtcaaaaaaaaattcaaaacataTGCTCATTCAATGCATATATTAAGTAGAAAAAGCAAAAAAGCAATTCAACACAAACTTGCTTACTTGGGTGAAGCCATGTAAATAGGTATTTCTGACAATTACAAACAAATATACACAATCACACACCAAGCGAGGATGGCCAACTCCCATATATGATGCATATAAAAAGATAGATGATGTAGATGATTACTGCAAAGTCCAAGCACTTTCTGGCCCTTTGGATTTACATAGAACATGTAAACTGCCTGctcaaacaaataatataaagaaaatTAAAGGATATTTTCTGGAACATATTTACCTAAGCACAATTAACAATAGCACTCTTAAACTAGTAGACAAAAATCAGTGAATGTGATTTATTGGATTCTAGTTCCTTACATAAAGCACTTGGATCTGCCAATGATGACAGCATTCCACGAAATTAGTACACGTATAGATATGCAGGTTGAAGCAGTCAAATCTTTATCATTGTAGCTCTAAGGATATTTGGTTCTTCTGCAGCTACATCAACATTCCTTAAGAAGATTAAAGGAAACTACAATGTAACACATGATAAACTTAATCACAAAAACATTTAAGTGAATCTCAAACCTCCAACAATTTCCAAAGAGTGTCCTTCATGTACATGTTTCCCTGTAAGAGTCTATGAATCCACATAACTGGTTACTGATAGAATCAACatgtaaaatatgataacacttgAATTTAAATTCTGAATCACCAACTCTATCTGAAACTTGTTATCCTGATAAGAAAATCAGAACAGATACTCTCTTTTGCAAGATATAAAGTTCCCTAAATGGGAAAACCCTTTATATATTTTGCGTTTGGCATTGAACTGAGAAGTGATGATGCACTTTGGCAATCCGTTAGTCGCTAGTGATAAAGCAGCAATGTCATCCAATGGAATAACTACTTCTGTTTGTCTCTGAGACAGCTGAATAGGAAAGACCAGCCTGGCATTGTGTGTAGCTGGACAACTCCACTGCCTAGAGTAACAAAGATTACTTTCCATTTCATCATTGTTGCTATCAGCATGCCTATGTCAGAGAAGCAGCAGCACAATCCTCTACTGACCATACATATCGTCTTAACAGCTGGCGGAAGGGTTGCTACTTACAGTTCACCAGTAATGTGAAAGAAATCAAGAGGACAGAAACATAAAAGAGACGTGGATGAGGCTAGTTTCATACAACATTGGTGACTTAATGGAAAGGATAACAGAGCATCCACATGAAGCAGAGATTGGAGAACAATTCACTGAAGTAAATCATTAAGGGGTATGATTAAAGGTACGTTTAGCAacacatttgaaatgtgcattgatAGTCCAATGCACATTTTAAATATAGAGTGGtgtttggcaaatatttttcaaatcatatttGGTTTGGATGCTGCATTACATGTACTCGAATGTTGTTGTTACCTCAAGGTAGCATTACCATTTTAGCATTTGCAGGATgctaatgtaatttttaaaatttttaattatcctAATGACATTATTTAAAATCACAAGATTGCCAACATGACTTGGTGAGAAACCAACATAATCCATgtcttttataatataaaaaaatatttatttattttcaaaggttattttacatttatttatatgattatatttttatttattatttatttatttcaaaggCCATATGT comes from Musa acuminata AAA Group cultivar baxijiao chromosome BXJ3-3, Cavendish_Baxijiao_AAA, whole genome shotgun sequence and encodes:
- the LOC135633307 gene encoding leucine-rich repeat extensin-like protein 4, whose translation is MVSTRHFKPDPRLLLLPLFLLLLPVASSCAGRDGHMRRLRRHLQDRGEDIPANSSAFPNPRLRDAYIALQSWKLAILSDPLNLTADWVGPSVCAYTGVFCSSLPSDPNLTVVAGVDLNHGDLAGYLPDQLGLLADLALLHINSNRFCGTLPRSLRRLALLHELDVSNNRLAGPFPDVVLRLPSLKYLDLRFNEFEGAVPPQLFDKDLDAIFINHNRFAFDIPDNIGNSPVSVIVLAHNHFRGCLPASLGNMSSTLNEIILMNSGLSSCFPPEIGLLTGLTVLDVSFNKLVGPLPDSLGRMLNLEQLDVAHNLLSGGIPASICRLPRLKNFTYSYNFFAEEPPQCFAVESFDDGRNCLPGRPKQRTQRQCGSFLSHHHVDCSAFGCKPFVPALPPPSPPPPSPPPPSPPPPSPSPPPPSPPPPSPPPPSPPPPSPPPPSPPPPSPPLPSPSPPPPPYCVRSPSPPVYCPRSPSPPVYCPRSPSPPVYCKRSPPPPPHNSPPPPVHSPPPPIYSPPPPPNSPPPPIYSPPPPPNSPPPPIYSPPPPPNSPPPPPPKSPPPPPPNSPPPPPPNSPPPPPPNSPPPPPPNSPPPPPPNSPPPPPPNSPPPPPPNSPPPPPPSSPPPPIYSPPPPPNSPPPPPPTSSPPPPPPLHSPPPPPHSPPPPPPCIEPPPPPCVEPPPPPCIEPPPPPCIEPSSPGPSPPLYEPLPPVVGVTYASPPPPFY